Below is a window of Pseudomonas monteilii DNA.
CTGAAACTTTCGGTTTCGACCGAGGTGTAAAGGGTCGGAACGTTGAAGATCTTGGCGGCCTTGGCCAGGCCGACCGTATTGTTTTTCAATGTCTGACGGTCGATGGACTGAACACCAAACGCCATTTGGGGTTGATGATCGATCAAAATCAGCGCGGAGTTGGTCGGGTTCAGCAGTTCGTATTTGGACATGGTTGCAGTCTCTTCAGAATGATTGAAAACATGACGTATCAAACAGACTCCGCACGGTGCGAATGGCGTTGTCTGCGGCATGGGGATCATTCTGATTGGTACAACTTGACCGCACAATTACCCTAAGTTTGACTTGTCTGTTTCAATAAAAGAGACAATCGCTCATCCCTCCCGAAGTGTTACGCATGACGCTCTACAACTTCCAGCAACGCTTTCATGAATGTCGTAAAGGCCTTGCGCCGTGTGGACTCACGGTTGATGGGCAAATAGATGATATTGATCGACGTGTTCACCGACCCCGGATTCACCTCATGGTCGGGTAGCACACGGGTGAGTCGTCCCTGTTGAACATCCTCCGCCACCAGCCAGTCCGCCAGCAGCGCTATGCCCTGCCCTGCGACTGCCGCTTGCCTGAGAACGTCTGCGTTGTTGCTCTGCACACGCCCCTGGACCGAAACCGATACGGTCTGGCCATCGACGTCGAAGTGCCAGTCCGACCGTGATTCCCCGTAGTCGAAACGCATGCACGCATGGTCTGCGAGCTCGCCTGGCCGTGTCGGGGTTCCACACTGCTTCAGGTAGGCCGGGCTGGCCACCAGCCAGCGTTGGAAATGGCCGATGGTGTTGCAGATGACTTCTTCGCTGGAGACCGTCGACCCCAGGCGTACGCTCAGGTCGATCCGGTCTTTGTACAGGTCGACTCTCTCATCACTGAGACTCAGGCTCACCTCCAGCGCCGGATGGGCTGCAAGCAATCGCCCAAGGTGGGGCGCGATCAAGCGCCGTCCGAACTCCACCGGGACGCTGACGCGGAGCTTGCCTTTCGCTTCACTTCCCCTATCGGACACCATGCTGTCAGCCGCGGCCAGGGCATCCAGCAGGGCCACGGCCTTATCGAAATAGGCTTGGCCCAGGTCGGTGGGGCTGTTTCGCCGTGTGCTGCGAGTGATCAGCGTTGTGCCTAGCTCCGACTCCAAAGCTGCCACCTGGCGCGCCACGGACGAGGTCGCCACGCCGAGCTTTCGTGCCGCGGCGGAGTAGCCGCCGCAACGCACGGTCTCCACGAACATGTTCAGGGCAAGCAATTTATCCATAGGTCCGACTCTGTTGAAGGTCCATGAGGCGAGCGGATGTGTTCACCACTCGGGGTTTCAGACAGTGTGGATCATAGCCAGGTGGACTGGCCTTGAGCATGGACGGGTGTGTGGTTCAGCGCTTGCCCATGTGCTTTGCCAGATACACCATAAGTGCCAAGGCAGGGATCACTGCAGCCGAGCACAGGGTCGTGGTCCAGCCCAGTCGCTCGTAGAGCGGACTGGCGACCATAGAACCCACTGCTCCACCGACGAAGATACTGGTCATGAACACTGCGTTCAGGCGTGCCCGACTGTTGGGGTCCAGGGCATAGACCTCGCGCTGGCCGAGGACCATGTTCAGTTGCACGGCGAAGTCCAGGGCTATCGCAGCTGCAACCAGTCCCAGGTAACCCAGGCCGGGCACTGCGCCGACCAGCATGGCTGCCGGTGCCAATGCCAAGGCGACCAGCGTGCTCACGTTGCCATGACCGGCATCGGCCAGGCGGCCAGCGATCGGCGCCGCAATGGCACCCACGGCACCGACCAGGGCGAACAGCGCCACCCCGTTCTGACTGAAACCATGATGACGAATCAACTCGATCGGAACGACAGTCCAGAAGAAACTGAAGCTTGCGAACAGCAACCCCTGGTACAACGAGCGCTCCCGCAGAACGGCATACTGCCTGGCCAGTCCGAAGACAGAGCCAATCAGGCGACCATAGGTGGTGTGATGGTTCGGCATGCGCGCAGGCAGCAGTACCGTCACCAGCGCAGCAATCACGACCATCAACACGGCGGCACTAAAGAACACCCCTCTCCAGCCCATGTACGCCGACATCAGGCTGGACACGGGGCGAGCCAGCAGGATTCCGATCAGCAAGCCACTCATGATGTTGCCCACCACCCGGCCACGGCTGTTTTCAGGCGCCATGTGCGCGGCCAGTGGCACCAGGATCTGCACGGCGACGGAGGTCAGCCCTATCATCAGCGACGCGATCAAAAATAGCGAAGGCGACTCGGCCAGGCCTGCTGCTGTCAGAAACACAGCGACGACCAAGGTGAAGCCGATCACCAGGCGTTTGTTTTCCATCAGATCGGCCAAAGGCACCAGGAACAGCAGGCCGGCGGCATACCCGAACTGGGTCAACGCAACGACCAGGCTGGCGTGTTCAGGAGACAGGCCAATGCGTGGGGCGATGAGTTCGACGATTGGCTGCGCATAGTAGAGGTTGGCGACTATGGCCCCACAACAAAAGGCAAGAAAGGTCACCAAGGCCTTGGATAGCGTTGGTGTTGCGTCGGCATGCGCCGACGTTGAAGTCACTGCTTCTGGACTGCTCGCTGACATGGGGACATCTCCGCACAGGATGAGAACGCTCA
It encodes the following:
- a CDS encoding LysR family transcriptional regulator, encoding MDKLLALNMFVETVRCGGYSAAARKLGVATSSVARQVAALESELGTTLITRSTRRNSPTDLGQAYFDKAVALLDALAAADSMVSDRGSEAKGKLRVSVPVEFGRRLIAPHLGRLLAAHPALEVSLSLSDERVDLYKDRIDLSVRLGSTVSSEEVICNTIGHFQRWLVASPAYLKQCGTPTRPGELADHACMRFDYGESRSDWHFDVDGQTVSVSVQGRVQSNNADVLRQAAVAGQGIALLADWLVAEDVQQGRLTRVLPDHEVNPGSVNTSINIIYLPINRESTRRKAFTTFMKALLEVVERHA
- a CDS encoding MFS transporter, giving the protein MSASSPEAVTSTSAHADATPTLSKALVTFLAFCCGAIVANLYYAQPIVELIAPRIGLSPEHASLVVALTQFGYAAGLLFLVPLADLMENKRLVIGFTLVVAVFLTAAGLAESPSLFLIASLMIGLTSVAVQILVPLAAHMAPENSRGRVVGNIMSGLLIGILLARPVSSLMSAYMGWRGVFFSAAVLMVVIAALVTVLLPARMPNHHTTYGRLIGSVFGLARQYAVLRERSLYQGLLFASFSFFWTVVPIELIRHHGFSQNGVALFALVGAVGAIAAPIAGRLADAGHGNVSTLVALALAPAAMLVGAVPGLGYLGLVAAAIALDFAVQLNMVLGQREVYALDPNSRARLNAVFMTSIFVGGAVGSMVASPLYERLGWTTTLCSAAVIPALALMVYLAKHMGKR